Genomic window (Achromobacter sp. B7):
CGCCGTGCTCGCGCACCGCCAGGACGGCGCGCGTACGGTATCGCTGTTCTGTTATCCCACGGCGCCCGCGGGCGATCTGGTCCGCGCCCTGGCGGCCGACTCCCGGCCCAGCGTGCTGCTGGCGCCCGAGGGCGTTGCCCCCGGCCTTGAGGCCGCCTGCCAAGCGCCCGGCGCCCCCTTGCTGGCGCGCCTGCCCTTCGTGGCCCAGCCCGACTTTGACCGCGTGCTGTGGCTGTCGGACATGAATTTCGTGCGCGGCGAAGACTCGTTCATCCGTGCCGCCTGGGCCGCGCGCCCCCTGGTGTGGCAAATCTATCCCCAGGACCAGAACGTGCATCTGGAAAAGCTGGAAGCCTGGCTGGCCCGCTATCCGGCCCCGGATACCGCGCAAGCCTTGATCCGAGCCTGGAACCAGCCAGAGACTGGGCAAACTCGGGCCGCCATGACGGCGGCGCTGGTGCCGGACGCGTGGGCGGCATGGCAGGACGCCGCCCGAACCTGGGACGCAAGCCAGGCCGCGCTGCCGGATCTGGCCGAAAATCTGGCCGACTTTTGCGCAGACTTGGCCAAGAAACGTTAGAATAGAGAGTTTTCTGAGTCGCCCTGGATTTGTCGGGCCTCAACTATGACGCCTCCCGGGGTGTGCACGAAGCCGCAAGCCATGCGGCTTTTTGCAAGCACGGCGAGTGCACCTACCCCCCGGAGTTTTATCGATGAAAACCGCTCAGGAATTGCGAGTCGGCAACGTGGTCATGGTCGGCAAGGATCCCCTCGTGGTCCAAAAAGCCGAATACAACAAGTCTGGCCGTAACGCTGCTGTTGTGAAGCTGAAGTTCAAGAACCTGCTGACCGCCTCGGCCAGCGAATCGGTCTACAAGGCCGACGAAAAGTTCGAAGTGGTGCAACTGGATCGCAAGGAGTGCACGTACTCCTACTTCGGCGACCCGATGTACGTCTTCATGGACGAAGAGTACAACCAGTACGAAATCGAAGCGGAAAGCATGGGCGACGCCCTGAACTACCTGGAAGAAGCGATGCCCGTGGAAGTGGTCTTCTACGACGGCCGCGCCATCTCGGTTGAACTGCCCACCACGATCGTTCGCGAAATCACCTACACCGAACCCGCCGTGCGTGGCGATACCTCGGGCAAGGTCACCAAGCCGGCCAAGATCAACACCGGCTACGAACTGAACGTGCCGCTGTTCTGCGCCATCGGCGACAAGATCGAAATCGACACCCGCACGAACGAATACCGCAGCCGCGTTCAGTAATCTGATCCGGTAGCAGGTACGAAAAAGCCAGGCCCGCAATTCGCGGGCCTGGCTTTTTTTTGTTGACCACCGCAAGCGTTATTGCAGGCGCTCGTCGTCTAGAAAGTCCGGCACGGCCATGACTTCGATGCCGTCTTCGACCAGCGCGGCGCGTTCTTCCGGCGTGGCCGTGCCGCGTATCGGGCGCTCGTCGGCGTCGCCCTCGTGGATGCGGCGCGCTTCTTCGGCAAAGCGCGGGCCGACGTTTTCAGTGTTGCGCAGCAACGCGCGCACCTGTTTCATCACGATGGCCTGCACCGCGGCCATTTTCTCGGCGTCCGAGGCGCCCGCGGGCACGGCGGGCGGACTGGCCGGCGCGTGCAGATGCGACACGTTCAGGCGCGGCGCCGACAAACGCTTGGTGATGCTGGCCGACCCGCAAACGGGGCACGTAACCAGGCCACGCGCCTGTTGCGCGTCGTAGTCTTCGTGCGAGCCGAACCAGCCTTCGAATACGTGGCTGTGTTCGCACTGGAGGTCAAAAACTTTAAGAGCCATGGTTGCCATATGGGGGTCTGCGGCAAGAATACAAGTATCCGGCCAGCCACCCCACTATCCCCTGAAATGCGCGGGGTCATTACCGCCTGGCCAAGAAAAACGGGCCCGCAGGCCCGTCTTGGCAATAGCGCGCGATTACTTGCCGCGCTTGGCGCCCGGGCCGCCGTCGATCTGGGCTTGCTGGGCCTGAAGCGCATCGATCTGGCGCTGCAAATCACGCAGTTGCTGGCGTACGTCCTTTTGCTGGTCGGCCAGCGCCGTGGCTTCCTGGCGCGACTGTTCCTGGCGCGCGGCCACTTGCTGTTCCTGCTGCATGCGCAGCGTACGGTCGGCTTGCAGCGTGCTCAGTTGCTCGCTACGGCTGGCCAGCAGCTTTTCGGCATGCGCATATTCGGCTTGCAGCTTGATGCGCTTGATGTCCACTTCAGCCAGGTCCGCCGATTGCGCGGCGAACGCGCGGTAGGTGGATTCGGCCTGCTTTTCAGACACCGTCTTCAGCACGCGCCAAAAATCCTTCTGTTGAAACAGCGCCACGTAATAGGTCAGGTCGTCGGGCTTGAACAACAGGCT
Coding sequences:
- the efp gene encoding elongation factor P; this translates as MKTAQELRVGNVVMVGKDPLVVQKAEYNKSGRNAAVVKLKFKNLLTASASESVYKADEKFEVVQLDRKECTYSYFGDPMYVFMDEEYNQYEIEAESMGDALNYLEEAMPVEVVFYDGRAISVELPTTIVREITYTEPAVRGDTSGKVTKPAKINTGYELNVPLFCAIGDKIEIDTRTNEYRSRVQ
- a CDS encoding DUF1178 family protein — its product is MALKVFDLQCEHSHVFEGWFGSHEDYDAQQARGLVTCPVCGSASITKRLSAPRLNVSHLHAPASPPAVPAGASDAEKMAAVQAIVMKQVRALLRNTENVGPRFAEEARRIHEGDADERPIRGTATPEERAALVEDGIEVMAVPDFLDDERLQ
- a CDS encoding DUF2968 domain-containing protein; this translates as MNVQFIRAATRMALLGTALSGLAACASAQSEAPRPTVKQVEDTKAADAPVTPPVTPPAAPARPASTVAELQGLIQARQVSELRTAYNGTYGASLLFKPDDLTYYVALFQQKDFWRVLKTVSEKQAESTYRAFAAQSADLAEVDIKRIKLQAEYAHAEKLLASRSEQLSTLQADRTLRMQQEQQVAARQEQSRQEATALADQQKDVRQQLRDLQRQIDALQAQQAQIDGGPGAKRGK
- the earP gene encoding elongation factor P maturation arginine rhamnosyltransferase EarP, encoding MQADIFCRVVDNYGDIGVCWRLARRLAGGPGWDVRLWVDDLASFARIQPGIAPDAPRQALAGVDIVHWSDTPDPTLTARDVVIEAFACDPPEAFLQSMQRVHPVWINLEYLSAEAWVESCHGLPSQRPDGLVKHFFFPGFTAATGGLLREPGLSAERDALQASMDQQNGFLQSLGVSDAVLAHRQDGARTVSLFCYPTAPAGDLVRALAADSRPSVLLAPEGVAPGLEAACQAPGAPLLARLPFVAQPDFDRVLWLSDMNFVRGEDSFIRAAWAARPLVWQIYPQDQNVHLEKLEAWLARYPAPDTAQALIRAWNQPETGQTRAAMTAALVPDAWAAWQDAARTWDASQAALPDLAENLADFCADLAKKR